A single region of the Undibacterium sp. 5I1 genome encodes:
- a CDS encoding transposase has protein sequence MQRLQAFKYELMPDGEQQRDMRRFAGSCRFVYNKALALQKENHEAGNKFIGYVPMAANLPIWKRESGTEWLKETPSQALQHALKDLDKAYSNFFAKRADFPRFKKKGSGDSFRYPDPKQIKLDQANDRILVPKLGWIRYRNSRDVLGEVRNVTISQSGGKWFASIQTQREVEQPLPTATSAIGIDVGIARFATMSDESYIAPLNSFKKHQQRLARYQRRMSHKVKFSSNWKKAKAKVQKIHTGIANARKDFLHNTTTTISQNHALVCIEDLQVRNMSKSSKGNSEQHGKMVKQKSGLNRSILDQGWGEFRRQLAYKVQWHGGMLLAVPPHHTSQTCPCCGHVSKDNRQTQAKFLCVDCGYENHADVVGAINILERGYRLLACGESVQSDRSVKQEPAEATRKSSRSAVGIPVL, from the coding sequence ATGCAAAGACTTCAAGCCTTTAAATACGAACTGATGCCAGACGGCGAACAGCAGCGCGATATGCGCCGCTTTGCTGGGTCGTGCAGGTTCGTCTATAACAAGGCTTTAGCATTGCAAAAAGAAAATCACGAAGCAGGAAACAAGTTCATCGGCTACGTGCCAATGGCGGCGAATCTGCCGATCTGGAAGCGTGAATCTGGTACGGAATGGCTCAAAGAAACGCCATCCCAGGCGCTGCAACATGCCCTGAAGGACTTGGACAAAGCCTACAGCAACTTCTTTGCCAAACGTGCCGACTTCCCGCGCTTTAAAAAGAAAGGCAGTGGCGACAGCTTCCGCTATCCCGACCCGAAACAGATCAAGCTCGATCAGGCCAACGACCGCATCCTCGTGCCGAAACTTGGCTGGATACGCTACCGCAACAGTCGTGATGTATTGGGCGAAGTGCGTAACGTCACGATAAGCCAATCAGGTGGCAAATGGTTCGCCTCGATCCAGACGCAGCGCGAAGTCGAACAGCCATTGCCCACGGCAACAAGCGCTATCGGCATCGATGTCGGCATTGCGCGGTTCGCCACCATGAGCGATGAGAGCTATATCGCGCCACTCAACAGCTTTAAGAAGCACCAGCAACGCCTTGCACGTTACCAACGGCGCATGAGCCATAAGGTGAAGTTCAGCAGTAACTGGAAAAAGGCAAAAGCCAAAGTCCAGAAGATTCACACCGGCATCGCTAACGCCAGAAAAGATTTCCTGCACAATACCACAACGACGATCAGCCAAAACCACGCGCTCGTATGCATTGAGGATTTGCAGGTACGGAATATGTCCAAGTCTTCCAAAGGCAATAGTGAACAGCACGGCAAGATGGTCAAGCAGAAGTCTGGCCTAAACCGTTCCATCCTCGATCAGGGCTGGGGCGAATTCAGGCGACAACTGGCGTATAAGGTGCAGTGGCACGGCGGCATGTTGCTTGCCGTTCCGCCGCACCACACCAGCCAGACGTGTCCATGCTGCGGCCATGTGTCGAAAGACAATCGGCAAACACAAGCAAAATTCTTGTGTGTCGATTGTGGCTACGAAAATCACGCCGATGTCGTTGGCGCGATCAATATTTTAGAGCGGGGATACCGCTTGTTAGCCTGTGGAGAGTCGGTGCAGTCAGACCGCTCAGTGAAGCAGGAACCCGCCGAAGCGACTCGCAAATCATCGCGCAGCGCCGTAGGAATCCCCGTCCTTTAG
- a CDS encoding MFS transporter encodes MVLLLFSTQACTDIFLSGLPLIAREFGVSMDVSNLTISVYNYSQAFFVLFIGVVSELWGRRSVVLSCLLIHIAASVWIALCTAMPAMIALRAAQALGSAAVYIVLRLIIKDTMDKKAQIHATGLLVVGLVLSPILAPVLGAWIVKVSNWRNCFWAIALFEIPLFAWAWVVICESNHRQKEFRANFSMKTHLLSYYSVLENNYFLGLALIVGAAFAAFYAFISISSFMYINQYGMSETNYAYLFIGIALAYLLGNRMMSKLNASNVTPQKIVGIGIYTSMLGTSVILAQMFTHDTMLTVGLITLGTCLLRLATALINPPVQVIVTNYFRDKGAHALGLLTCIQYCFAGIGTMVVSDLSFQPSANFTISTVGFITLSLMGYLFVSRKTLVMQLN; translated from the coding sequence ATGGTATTACTTCTTTTCTCCACCCAGGCATGCACGGATATTTTCCTGTCCGGCTTGCCCCTGATTGCCCGCGAATTCGGCGTATCAATGGACGTGAGCAATCTAACTATCTCAGTCTACAACTACAGCCAAGCGTTCTTCGTGCTGTTTATCGGCGTTGTCAGCGAGTTGTGGGGACGCCGTTCTGTGGTTCTTTCCTGTCTGCTCATACATATCGCCGCCTCGGTCTGGATCGCGCTGTGTACTGCCATGCCTGCCATGATCGCGTTACGAGCCGCGCAGGCACTGGGTAGTGCGGCGGTCTATATCGTCTTAAGGCTGATCATCAAGGATACTATGGACAAGAAGGCGCAGATTCACGCTACCGGCTTGTTGGTAGTCGGACTGGTTCTTTCGCCGATCCTCGCACCGGTATTGGGCGCATGGATCGTGAAAGTCTCCAACTGGCGCAATTGCTTCTGGGCCATCGCACTGTTCGAAATTCCCTTATTCGCATGGGCGTGGGTGGTGATATGCGAGAGTAACCATCGGCAAAAAGAGTTTCGCGCCAACTTCAGCATGAAGACGCATCTCCTGAGTTACTACAGTGTTCTCGAGAACAACTACTTTTTGGGTCTCGCGTTGATTGTCGGCGCCGCGTTTGCCGCTTTCTATGCATTTATCAGCATTTCCAGCTTCATGTACATCAACCAGTATGGGATGAGTGAAACCAACTATGCCTATCTGTTCATCGGTATCGCTCTGGCTTATCTGTTAGGAAATCGTATGATGAGCAAGCTCAACGCGAGCAACGTGACACCGCAGAAGATCGTCGGAATCGGCATTTATACTTCTATGCTGGGCACCTCCGTCATCCTTGCCCAAATGTTTACCCACGACACTATGCTTACCGTCGGCCTGATCACGCTAGGTACTTGCTTACTGCGGCTGGCCACGGCCCTCATCAACCCGCCCGTGCAGGTGATCGTGACGAACTACTTCCGGGACAAAGGGGCCCATGCGTTGGGACTGCTCACATGCATCCAATATTGCTTCGCCGGAATAGGTACTATGGTGGTATCAGATCTGTCGTTCCAACCCAGCGCAAATTTCACGATCAGTACGGTCGGCTTTATCACACTGTCTCTGATGGGCTATCTGTTTGTCTCCAGGAAAACACTAGTTATGCAGCTGAATTAA
- a CDS encoding NAD(P)-binding domain-containing protein, with translation MANISFLGTGLLGGAFAEAAAKRGDSVTAWNRSADKVNALMQFGVKAAATPADAVRGASRVHLVLKDDAVVEEVIAMARTALEPGTIIIDHTTTLPVLTAKRAEQLHTAGLKYLHCPVFIRFARKTPSFRAGM, from the coding sequence ATGGCAAATATCAGCTTTCTTGGGACAGGATTGCTCGGCGGTGCATTCGCTGAAGCTGCGGCAAAACGTGGTGACTCAGTCACCGCATGGAATCGTTCTGCGGACAAAGTTAACGCTTTGATGCAATTTGGTGTCAAAGCCGCCGCAACTCCTGCTGACGCAGTCCGAGGTGCATCGCGAGTGCATCTAGTGCTAAAAGATGACGCAGTTGTCGAAGAAGTTATTGCCATGGCACGTACTGCACTCGAGCCTGGTACGATCATCATTGATCATACTACGACCTTGCCGGTACTCACCGCAAAGCGCGCTGAACAACTTCATACCGCAGGATTGAAGTATTTGCACTGCCCTGTCTTTATCCGATTTGCGCGTAAAACCCCGTCGTTCAGGGCGGGGATGTAA
- a CDS encoding IS5 family transposase — translation MPNKHNDDRRHHIPKMSFKVQNWPEYEAGLRRRGSLTLWIEDAALDQWQSVGPNGQARYRDSAIETSLMLRSAFKMALRQTEGLMASVLTLMNLTITAPDHTTVSRRAVGLTVTKSPSAPKGPLHVLIDSTGLQVFGAGQWLEEKHGAKSRRSWRKLHLAVDVDAGMIVAQILTDQHTDDPSQVGPLLDQVDEQIDKVTADGAYDGAPTYQTIAQYGDDIAVVIPPRKTAVPGTQSRSPSQRNRHLDMINTEGRLAWQEATGYGQRALVETTMGRYKSIIGPRLRARRFEAQKTEAAVGVAVLNRMLAAGRPNSVRSQKVPA, via the coding sequence ATGCCCAACAAACACAACGACGATCGGCGTCATCATATACCTAAGATGTCGTTCAAGGTTCAGAATTGGCCGGAATATGAAGCAGGATTACGGCGGCGCGGTAGCCTGACGTTGTGGATTGAAGACGCAGCATTAGATCAGTGGCAAAGCGTAGGGCCAAATGGTCAGGCTCGCTATCGGGATAGCGCCATTGAGACGAGTCTGATGCTGCGCTCCGCCTTCAAAATGGCCCTGCGACAAACCGAAGGGTTAATGGCTTCCGTGCTGACACTGATGAACCTGACAATCACGGCACCGGATCACACCACGGTCAGCAGACGGGCGGTCGGACTGACGGTAACGAAGTCACCATCCGCACCAAAGGGGCCACTCCATGTGCTCATCGACAGCACAGGTTTGCAGGTCTTTGGGGCAGGACAATGGCTGGAAGAAAAACATGGCGCGAAGTCGCGCCGTAGCTGGCGCAAACTACATCTGGCCGTCGATGTCGATGCAGGCATGATTGTCGCGCAGATCCTCACCGATCAGCATACGGATGACCCATCTCAAGTGGGGCCACTACTGGATCAGGTCGACGAACAAATCGACAAAGTCACTGCCGATGGTGCCTATGATGGCGCGCCCACTTATCAAACGATCGCGCAATATGGTGACGATATTGCGGTGGTTATCCCACCCCGTAAAACCGCCGTTCCTGGTACTCAATCGCGTTCGCCAAGTCAGCGTAATCGCCATCTTGACATGATCAATACAGAGGGTCGGTTGGCTTGGCAAGAAGCCACTGGTTATGGACAGCGTGCTTTGGTCGAAACGACCATGGGACGCTATAAATCGATCATCGGTCCTCGACTGCGTGCGCGCAGATTCGAAGCGCAAAAAACCGAGGCCGCCGTCGGTGTTGCTGTGTTAAATCGCATGCTCGCTGCTGGACGCCCAAACTCCGTCCGTAGTCAGAAAGTTCCTGCATAA
- a CDS encoding cupin domain-containing protein: MDFKEFSFAGDIRVCIYNVGSENLAFHRHTYISDITYCASGRLLLELPESGQSCLFHPGQVVQVPANTIHRVSHCSENSSHSRYILIQIGRFSIDFERDTRILPDGHRVDLSDVRLPFYIGDQLEQLRHIATAMRENRPANVSDSEYADLQVALRRAWEDGLTSPDVRPPLAQQLLALDCH; the protein is encoded by the coding sequence ATGGACTTCAAAGAATTTTCCTTCGCTGGCGATATCCGTGTATGCATCTATAACGTAGGTAGCGAGAACCTAGCCTTTCACCGCCATACGTATATTTCCGATATTACTTATTGCGCCTCTGGGCGTCTGTTGCTAGAACTACCGGAGAGCGGCCAGTCCTGTCTTTTTCATCCGGGTCAGGTCGTGCAGGTGCCCGCCAATACCATTCACCGGGTTTCGCACTGCTCCGAGAACAGCAGCCACTCGCGCTACATCCTAATCCAGATAGGCCGCTTCAGCATCGATTTCGAGCGTGACACGCGCATTTTGCCGGACGGCCACCGAGTCGACCTCAGCGACGTGCGGCTACCGTTTTATATCGGCGACCAACTGGAACAGCTACGCCACATCGCCACCGCGATGCGCGAAAACAGGCCGGCGAACGTGTCTGATTCCGAGTATGCAGACTTGCAAGTCGCGCTCCGCCGCGCCTGGGAGGACGGCCTTACCAGTCCAGACGTCCGCCCGCCTTTGGCCCAGCAACTCTTAGCGCTGGACTGTCACTGA
- a CDS encoding GNAT family N-acetyltransferase gives MSLGKPEPLNAKHQIEEFDCGKPPLNEWLLRHARQAQGSGSAKTFVVADGFRVVGYFSLTIGQVDTTEVPERISKGMGQYPIPVVIIARLAVSTHDQGKGIGIGMLKDAIERTIVIADQAGVRAMLTHPIDDEASNFYTRFGFIGSPIREKQLLLLLKDARQLLSTKT, from the coding sequence GTGAGTTTAGGCAAGCCGGAGCCTCTTAATGCCAAACATCAAATCGAGGAATTTGATTGTGGCAAGCCTCCCCTTAATGAGTGGTTGCTACGCCATGCCAGACAGGCGCAAGGAAGTGGATCTGCAAAAACTTTCGTAGTAGCAGATGGGTTTCGTGTTGTCGGGTACTTCAGTTTGACGATTGGCCAGGTCGACACTACTGAAGTTCCCGAACGTATCAGTAAAGGAATGGGGCAATACCCAATCCCTGTTGTTATAATTGCTCGCCTTGCTGTTTCTACTCATGATCAAGGCAAAGGCATTGGTATAGGTATGCTCAAGGATGCAATTGAACGTACCATCGTCATAGCTGATCAGGCTGGCGTCAGAGCTATGCTCACTCACCCCATTGATGATGAGGCTTCAAATTTCTACACCCGTTTCGGATTTATAGGATCGCCCATTCGTGAAAAACAATTATTACTTTTGCTAAAAGATGCGCGGCAATTGTTATCTACGAAAACTTGA
- a CDS encoding transposase, whose protein sequence is MFDIDAGMIVAQILTDQHTDDPSQVGPLLDQVDEQIDKVTADGAYDGAPTYQTIAQYGDDIAVVIPPRKTAVPGTQSRSPSQRNRHLDMINTEGRLAWQEATGYGQRALVETTMGRYKSIIGPRLRARRFEAQKTEAAVGVAVSNRMLAAGRPNSVRSQKVPA, encoded by the coding sequence CTGTTTGACATCGATGCAGGCATGATTGTCGCGCAGATCCTCACCGATCAGCATACGGATGACCCATCTCAAGTGGGGCCACTACTGGATCAGGTCGACGAACAAATCGACAAAGTCACTGCCGATGGTGCCTATGATGGCGCGCCCACTTATCAAACGATCGCGCAATATGGTGACGATATTGCGGTGGTTATCCCACCCCGTAAAACCGCCGTTCCTGGTACTCAATCGCGTTCGCCAAGTCAGCGTAATCGCCATCTTGACATGATCAATACAGAGGGTCGGTTGGCTTGGCAAGAAGCCACTGGTTATGGACAGCGTGCTTTGGTCGAAACGACCATGGGACGCTATAAATCGATCATCGGTCCTCGACTGCGTGCGCGCAGATTCGAAGCGCAAAAAACCGAGGCCGCCGTCGGTGTTGCTGTGTCAAATCGCATGCTCGCTGCTGGACGCCCAAACTCCGTCCGTAGTCAGAAAGTTCCTGCATAA
- a CDS encoding DUF1778 domain-containing protein, translating into MSALAFKSARFGLRATPEQETILRRAADVSRKSLTDFILDSACLAAEQALLDQRLFMVSGNQYQSLMDLLERPEQENKGLRDLFSRKSPWDEAK; encoded by the coding sequence ATGAGTGCCCTAGCTTTTAAATCAGCCCGCTTTGGACTCCGTGCCACGCCAGAACAGGAAACTATACTGCGCAGAGCCGCTGATGTGTCGCGTAAATCTTTAACTGATTTTATTCTCGATAGCGCTTGTCTCGCGGCGGAACAAGCACTCCTAGACCAAAGATTGTTCATGGTTTCTGGGAATCAGTATCAATCTTTAATGGATTTATTGGAACGTCCTGAGCAAGAAAATAAAGGTCTACGCGATTTATTCTCTCGAAAATCGCCGTGGGATGAGGCGAAGTGA
- a CDS encoding cation diffusion facilitator family transporter → MNPTEVEHQNENSLHSATERATAASRSTWVSVGVNICLSVAQISIGIFAKSQGLIADGIHSLSDLVSDFVVLFASHHSKKDADDDHPYGHQRFENAASLILGLLLLAVGAGMIWTAVLKLEAPDTIAQVQSIALWMAAIALCTKELLFRYMLAIAKRIKSSMLIANAWHARSDAASSFVVGVGIIGNLAGYPILDPIAALIVGFMILKMGWGFAWDALHDLMDRAVDQIELNAIRITLLETPGVSNVHDLRTRKMGDMIVADVHLEVEASLTVEAGHDIAVDARRRVLERHRVLNLMTHIDPWKKPDLDHENKVQISPSD, encoded by the coding sequence ATGAACCCAACTGAAGTTGAACACCAGAACGAGAATTCCTTGCATTCGGCAACTGAGAGAGCAACTGCGGCATCGCGAAGTACCTGGGTGAGCGTAGGTGTCAATATTTGCTTGAGTGTTGCTCAAATTAGCATAGGTATATTCGCTAAATCACAAGGCTTGATTGCTGACGGCATTCATTCGTTATCCGACCTGGTGTCGGATTTTGTTGTGCTATTTGCCAGTCATCACAGCAAGAAAGACGCCGATGACGACCATCCTTATGGTCATCAGCGATTTGAAAATGCGGCCTCGTTGATTCTAGGGTTGTTACTACTCGCAGTTGGTGCAGGCATGATTTGGACTGCTGTATTGAAGCTTGAAGCTCCGGATACCATCGCACAAGTACAGAGTATTGCCTTATGGATGGCGGCTATAGCGCTATGCACCAAAGAGCTACTTTTTCGCTACATGCTTGCCATCGCCAAGCGCATCAAATCAAGCATGCTGATTGCAAATGCATGGCACGCCCGTTCAGATGCGGCATCATCATTTGTGGTCGGCGTAGGTATCATCGGTAATTTAGCAGGCTATCCAATACTTGACCCTATTGCCGCACTGATTGTAGGATTCATGATTCTCAAAATGGGTTGGGGATTTGCTTGGGATGCCCTACATGATTTAATGGATCGAGCAGTCGACCAGATCGAACTCAACGCAATCCGAATCACATTGTTAGAAACACCTGGTGTGAGCAACGTTCATGATTTGCGTACGCGGAAGATGGGTGACATGATCGTCGCCGATGTGCACCTAGAAGTCGAAGCATCACTGACAGTGGAGGCCGGACATGACATTGCAGTCGATGCCAGGCGTCGTGTGCTGGAGCGCCACAGAGTGCTCAACCTAATGACGCACATTGATCCATGGAAAAAACCAGATCTAGATCACGAAAATAAAGTACAAATCTCCCCATCAGACTAG
- the tnpA gene encoding IS200/IS605 family transposase, with translation MSEDNNDIRTGRHCVFMMHVHLVFVTKYRRGVFTKEILDDLRPIFASVCKDFESELVEFDGEDDHVHLLVNYPPKVAVSKLVNSLKGISSLMIRKKNYPNIRKKLWGGALWSPSYFAGSCGGAPIAVIRKYIEQQQTPH, from the coding sequence ATGAGCGAAGACAACAACGATATTAGGACTGGAAGACACTGTGTATTTATGATGCATGTGCATTTGGTCTTTGTGACAAAATACCGGCGCGGGGTATTCACCAAAGAGATTCTTGATGATCTGCGCCCAATATTTGCTAGTGTCTGCAAGGACTTTGAATCGGAGCTTGTTGAGTTCGACGGCGAGGACGACCACGTTCACCTACTGGTGAACTATCCGCCTAAAGTGGCAGTGTCAAAGCTTGTGAACAGCCTCAAGGGAATATCAAGCTTGATGATTCGGAAGAAGAACTATCCGAACATCCGCAAGAAACTCTGGGGCGGTGCGCTGTGGTCGCCTAGCTACTTCGCTGGAAGCTGCGGAGGTGCGCCTATTGCTGTGATTCGCAAGTACATCGAGCAACAGCAAACGCCGCATTAA
- a CDS encoding cytochrome b: MAKHINFGTESEHNWKYHKPAIWLHWVSALLIIGLLCVGWYMMSIEDEPGSGWYFDQHKSFGILVLILILIRIVWRIRHKPEPLSDNVPGWQKNLASIIQWLLYGSMFAMPIIGFIGTSYTKRGVSLFGMKLPAWTTPNHDIAEQFFAAHSILAFILTTLIVLHVLAGLKHLFIDRDRVFYRMWF; the protein is encoded by the coding sequence ATGGCGAAGCATATTAACTTTGGCACAGAGTCTGAACACAATTGGAAATATCACAAGCCCGCAATTTGGCTCCACTGGGTATCCGCACTCTTGATCATCGGCTTACTGTGCGTGGGCTGGTACATGATGTCGATTGAGGATGAGCCTGGGAGTGGTTGGTATTTTGATCAACATAAATCGTTCGGCATACTCGTCCTCATACTAATTCTGATTCGCATAGTCTGGCGGATCAGACACAAACCAGAGCCATTGTCAGATAACGTCCCTGGCTGGCAAAAGAATTTAGCAAGCATTATCCAATGGCTGCTTTATGGCAGCATGTTTGCCATGCCTATTATCGGATTTATAGGGACATCTTATACCAAGCGAGGTGTATCACTATTCGGAATGAAACTCCCAGCCTGGACGACTCCCAATCATGACATCGCTGAACAATTTTTTGCTGCGCACTCAATCTTAGCTTTTATCCTGACGACCCTGATCGTCCTGCATGTGCTAGCCGGCCTAAAGCACCTATTCATAGATAGAGACCGCGTCTTTTACCGAATGTGGTTCTAA
- the istA gene encoding IS21 family transposase: MDIIYEIRRRHSVQKQSISAIAREMGLSRPTVRKHLNTVEQPKYQRLLTVSPRLDEYKDQLTSWLEEESKLPRSRRRTAQRLFEGLQELGYGGAYDSIQRFVKQWKSSAHGPKITEAFIPLVFLPADACQFDWSQEQVEIAGIMQTIKVAHFRLAYSRQMFVAAYPRETQEMVFDAHIWAFTFFGGVPARLIYDNLKTVVDTVFVGKERQFNRRFLTLANHYLFEPVACTPASGWEKGQVENQVGNVREWLFTPLARFASFADLNAWLTTRCQELAQRMHPTQSQRTIADCYADAQPLLRPVSAHFDGYVEKMMRASSTCLVKVDRNKYSVPARFAGQAVSVRTTANLVRVVAQGEVIAAHARQFSRDQLICDPWHYLPVLEKKPGALRNGAPFVEWTLPRAVVQVRDRILKQPKGDRAFVELLMLAGEAGLDALTVACELTLEGGVISAPIVMNELRRLIAPHLPAAAIHLPDTIALTMEPLANCHRYDYLLGAANVH; encoded by the coding sequence ATGGACATCATTTACGAAATAAGAAGACGTCATTCAGTACAGAAACAATCGATTTCTGCCATTGCGAGAGAAATGGGACTCTCCCGGCCGACCGTACGCAAACATCTCAATACCGTCGAACAGCCTAAATATCAGCGGCTGCTAACGGTTTCACCCCGCCTCGATGAATATAAAGACCAGCTAACCTCCTGGTTAGAAGAAGAATCCAAACTACCCCGATCACGGCGCCGAACAGCGCAACGGCTATTTGAGGGGCTACAGGAACTAGGTTACGGCGGGGCCTACGACAGCATTCAACGATTTGTAAAACAGTGGAAATCCAGCGCACATGGTCCAAAAATCACCGAAGCGTTTATTCCGTTGGTGTTTCTGCCAGCCGATGCCTGCCAGTTTGACTGGAGCCAGGAACAGGTGGAAATCGCTGGCATCATGCAAACGATTAAAGTCGCCCATTTCCGGTTAGCCTATAGCCGCCAAATGTTTGTGGCCGCCTATCCCAGAGAAACGCAGGAAATGGTCTTTGATGCGCACATCTGGGCATTTACCTTCTTTGGCGGTGTGCCTGCCCGTCTGATTTACGATAATCTCAAGACCGTCGTCGACACCGTCTTTGTCGGTAAAGAACGTCAATTTAACCGGCGCTTTTTAACGCTGGCCAATCATTATCTGTTTGAACCAGTGGCCTGCACTCCTGCTTCTGGTTGGGAGAAAGGTCAGGTCGAGAATCAAGTTGGCAATGTACGGGAATGGCTGTTTACCCCGTTGGCCCGCTTTGCTTCCTTTGCGGATTTAAATGCGTGGCTCACAACCCGCTGCCAGGAATTAGCGCAACGTATGCACCCGACACAAAGTCAGCGCACCATTGCAGACTGTTATGCTGATGCGCAGCCTTTGCTTCGACCTGTCAGCGCGCACTTTGATGGCTATGTAGAAAAAATGATGCGTGCCTCGTCCACTTGTCTAGTGAAAGTAGACCGGAATAAGTACAGTGTGCCAGCGCGGTTTGCCGGGCAGGCGGTATCTGTTCGCACGACAGCAAATCTGGTGCGGGTCGTCGCACAGGGCGAAGTGATTGCCGCCCATGCCCGTCAATTCAGTCGTGACCAGTTGATTTGTGATCCCTGGCATTACCTGCCTGTTCTGGAGAAGAAGCCTGGCGCTTTACGCAATGGCGCACCATTCGTTGAATGGACATTACCCAGAGCGGTTGTGCAAGTACGCGACCGGATTCTGAAGCAACCGAAAGGAGACCGAGCCTTCGTAGAATTACTGATGCTTGCCGGTGAAGCAGGACTTGATGCGCTTACTGTGGCATGTGAGTTAACTCTGGAGGGCGGCGTCATCAGTGCGCCTATCGTGATGAATGAATTGCGCCGTCTCATTGCGCCGCATTTACCCGCAGCAGCGATCCACCTGCCAGACACCATTGCTTTGACGATGGAACCTCTGGCGAACTGCCACCGTTATGATTATTTGCTGGGAGCGGCCAATGTCCACTGA
- a CDS encoding DUF4337 family protein, with amino-acid sequence MEEEYEVPSPHEHALDDAAEKESNGLAQKIALMTAVLATVGALISYESGAAQNEAMFLKNQSILKQAEASDQWAFYQAKSIKSHLDDAVAALSTTSEIKERFLVDKLKEEKERVEVQAEAKKLQAESRRLGEESEAKLKPHERLALALTFIQIAIALAAITVLTKRRWLLWGSVASSAIGIAAAITTFF; translated from the coding sequence ATGGAAGAAGAATATGAAGTTCCTAGCCCGCACGAACACGCGCTTGATGATGCTGCTGAAAAAGAAAGCAATGGTTTAGCACAAAAAATTGCTTTGATGACGGCTGTTCTTGCCACCGTTGGTGCACTCATCAGCTACGAAAGCGGTGCTGCGCAAAATGAAGCGATGTTCCTAAAAAATCAAAGCATCCTTAAACAGGCGGAAGCATCCGACCAATGGGCATTTTATCAAGCGAAATCCATCAAGAGCCATCTTGATGATGCTGTTGCCGCGTTATCTACTACTTCGGAAATCAAAGAACGTTTTTTGGTAGACAAGCTAAAAGAAGAAAAAGAGAGGGTTGAAGTACAAGCCGAGGCGAAGAAACTACAAGCAGAATCCCGCAGATTAGGAGAAGAATCTGAAGCAAAGCTTAAGCCACATGAACGTTTGGCTCTAGCTTTGACCTTCATCCAGATCGCAATCGCACTTGCAGCAATTACAGTGCTGACCAAGCGGCGTTGGTTGCTCTGGGGCTCTGTTGCGTCCTCTGCAATTGGAATCGCTGCTGCAATCACCACATTTTTTTGA